TCTATGGTGATCAATGACAACAACATGTTCTGTCTTGTTTAATAGCTTTTCCTCAATGACGAGGGAAGGCTTATGAGTATCGACGACTACAATAAGCGTCTTCTTCGTTACAACTTCATGGGCCTCTTCAGGGTCAATAAAACGGGACCAGAGTTGCTCATTCTGTTGAATCTCATCAAACAAGCGTTGAACACCCGTATTGGCTTCATCTGGATCATACACTATAAATCCGTCTTTATCATTGGCTTGAGCCATTTTTAAAATGCCAATACAAGCCCCGATCGAGTCCATATCAGGGTTTTTGTGCCCCATTACAATAACTTTATCAGCCTCTTGAACAAGTCCTTTTAAGGCGTGAGATATTACACGTGCACGAACTCGAGTACGCTTCTCCATCGGATTGGTTTTGCCACCATAGAAACGTACCTTTCCGTTTTCATCCTTAATGGCTACTTGATCTCCTCCCCTGCCGAGGGCAAGGTCTAAGCTGGATTGAGCTAATTCTCCTAAATCAGGGAGAGATGCCTCCCCTACCCCTACACCAAAACTGAGCGTAAGAGGTACATTTTTATCGGTAATTAACTCACGTACATCATCCAGAATATCGAATTTAGTTCGCTCTAAATTCTTTAAAATCCGATGATTCATAACGGCGAAAAACTTATCCTGTGAAGAGCGCTTTAAGTAGACTCCGTTTTCCTGGGACCATTGGTTAAGGATCGATGTAACTTGTGAGTTAATATGACTTTTAGCCGTATCATCCATCGCTTGAGTGATTTCCTCATAGTTATCGAGAAAGATGATCGCGAGAACAGTCCGGTCATTTTGATATAAATTTTGAACTAATGTTTGTTGAGTTCGGTCAAACAGGTATAACAATCGTTCATCCTTTTTTACAACCGTTTGCAATTCATAATCATCCATTGAAATCCAAACATCATCTTTTCCTTCTTTAATCGCTGCTACAAGTGTATCGGAAATCTGGCTAAGAGGCTCTCCCACAAGCGTTTCTTGGGGAAAGAAATGATTCATATAAGGATTGGCCCATTCGATTTTGTAATCTTCACTGAATAGGAGAATTCCTATCGGCATTTCCATCAAAGCTTCTTCTCCTACTTTCTTCACTCGATAGGAGAGAGTCGAGATATACTCTTCTGTTTCATTAATCAGAAACTGCTCTGTTCGAACACTGTAGTATATAGAAGCGATTAGCAGAGCGGTCATAACTAAACCGAGCTTCCACTCATAATAAAAGATCAGCGCTAATAGAAGAATGGATAATGTGTAAATTACCCATAAATGACTACTCAACCTTGGTTTTTTAAAGAAATTCGGCATGACCGTCATCTCCTAAATATAAAGTCGATCTTCACTGCTTTCCTAAACGTTCTCGTAACGAGAAACCTAAATCAATTATACCTAAAATCCGAACCGGAAACACCAATAGGTACGGGAAAAGTAACGTTAATATAACCGCTGTGATAGGGAGAGCCTTTGATCGTTTCTTATAATGAGTGAGAGCAAATAAGTAGGACAAACCTTGCAGGATCATAAAGAATCCGGTAAGGGTATACATATTTTGTGCAACAACACCCATATACTCATCAGGACTTTGGAAAATCCAAGTAAACACAACCGCTATAAAGTAATACCACAAAACCGATTTTGGGAAAGAAAACTGGTGGACAGGAGGGAATTTCAATGTTTCCTTTTCAATCTTATTCCTGACCCTAAATCCGACCCATAGCGTGATAAATGAGCATACTATAGCTGAGATGGCCATGATGCTTGGTAACATAGCCGGAAGATTTTCAAATTGAGCCTGAACAATCGTTAGTTGCTCTTCAGAAACCCCTAAATCCGAAACCATACTTTCTGTAGATTGAAAGGCTTCATCAATCATATCCTGAAAGGCTTCAACTAAATTTAGTTGAAAGAGAACGATCATACTTAAGTAAAAGCTCACAATACCAATTAAGTAGCCTACAGTCCCTTGCGCCCATGCTTCATAAGGTGTTTTTTTGTTATATAGTGCAGCCCCCAAGAAAACTCCTCCAATTCCGACAGAGAAAGTAGCTGGGATCGCTACGGTACCTAATATGAGCATCGATACAATCGACAATATAACTAGAAATAACAGAGATTGCTTCCACCCATTTTTAGCAGCAAATAAGAAAAAGGGCAGAGCCAACACTACCATTGAAAATATAGATAAAACAGGGATGACAATGGTAAGCAGTATAAGTATGATATAAACCCCACCATACAACAAACTCTGTCGTAACATACTCGAAGATTTCATTTTCGTTTACTCTCCTCTAATCCATCTACTGAATAAAGTTAGATTAACATAAATCAATTCTATGTTCATTATTCGAGTCACTAATTGCTCTATGTACTCTATATTCCTTTAAGATTAACTTTACAATGCTTTACCAGAGAACGCAAAACTTCTCTTCACTATAAAAGGGGCTCAATTTACCAATCTGCCCAAGAGTAAAGGAAAGAAACCCTTTATATTTGAGGGATAATAAACATTCTAGTTTAAAGAAAACCCGCCAAATGGCGAGCTTTTTTTAAACACATCGTTTTATTGTTGCAAAAAAAGCACAGCTTTATATGCTGTGCTTTTAAAGTCTTACGAAAGAATATTAGTCGTTTACGTAAGGCAATAATGCCATTTGACGTGAACGTTTAATCGCTCTTGTAAGTTTACGTTGGTATTTAGCAGAAGTTCCTGTTACACGACGAGGAAGAATTTTCCCACGCTCAGAAACAAAACGCTTTAGAAGTTCAACATCTTTATAATCGATGTGTGTAATTCCGTTTGCTGTGAAATAACACACTTTTCTACGCTTCGCGCGACCACGACGAGCCATAATTGAAAACCTCCTTATATTTTAATTAAAACGGTAAATCGTCATCTGAAATATCGATCGGTTCCCCATTATCAGCGAATGGGTCATCCTGTTTAGGTTGATTGTTGTTATTATTATTTGGATTATATCCAGATTGGTTCTGATTAGACTGGAATCCTTGTGAACCTGAGCCACCTGAAGACGAGCCTTTTGTTTCTAAGAATTGTACGCTATCTGCAACAACTTCTGTAACAAAGACACGTTTTCCTTCTTGATTATCGAAGCTGCGGGATTGAAGGCGTCCATCAACACCGACTAAGCTTCCTTTATTCATGAAGTTTGCTAGGTTCTCTGCGGCACGACGCCATACAACGCAGTTAATAAAATCTGCATCACGGCTACCTTGTTGGCTAGTAAACGGGCGGTTTACAGCAATAGTAAAGTTCGCAACGGCTACTCCGTTGGGTGTATAGCGCAAATCAGG
The nucleotide sequence above comes from Pontibacillus chungwhensis. Encoded proteins:
- a CDS encoding DHH family phosphoesterase is translated as MPNFFKKPRLSSHLWVIYTLSILLLALIFYYEWKLGLVMTALLIASIYYSVRTEQFLINETEEYISTLSYRVKKVGEEALMEMPIGILLFSEDYKIEWANPYMNHFFPQETLVGEPLSQISDTLVAAIKEGKDDVWISMDDYELQTVVKKDERLLYLFDRTQQTLVQNLYQNDRTVLAIIFLDNYEEITQAMDDTAKSHINSQVTSILNQWSQENGVYLKRSSQDKFFAVMNHRILKNLERTKFDILDDVRELITDKNVPLTLSFGVGVGEASLPDLGELAQSSLDLALGRGGDQVAIKDENGKVRFYGGKTNPMEKRTRVRARVISHALKGLVQEADKVIVMGHKNPDMDSIGACIGILKMAQANDKDGFIVYDPDEANTGVQRLFDEIQQNEQLWSRFIDPEEAHEVVTKKTLIVVVDTHKPSLVIEEKLLNKTEHVVVIDHHRRAEEFIQDPTLVYMEPYASSTAELVTEMLEYQPKKLKLNMLESTALLAGIIVDTKSFTLRTGSRTFDAASYLRSKGADTVLVQKFMKEDLDVYVRRSKLIESAKIFRDGVAISKADEGETYGPVIIAQAADTLLTMSGVVASFVISERSDGRIGISARSLGDVNVQIIMERMNGGGHLTNAATQLDDTTIEQAEEQLKEIIDEYFEGGNES
- a CDS encoding YybS family protein yields the protein MKSSSMLRQSLLYGGVYIILILLTIVIPVLSIFSMVVLALPFFLFAAKNGWKQSLLFLVILSIVSMLILGTVAIPATFSVGIGGVFLGAALYNKKTPYEAWAQGTVGYLIGIVSFYLSMIVLFQLNLVEAFQDMIDEAFQSTESMVSDLGVSEEQLTIVQAQFENLPAMLPSIMAISAIVCSFITLWVGFRVRNKIEKETLKFPPVHQFSFPKSVLWYYFIAVVFTWIFQSPDEYMGVVAQNMYTLTGFFMILQGLSYLFALTHYKKRSKALPITAVILTLLFPYLLVFPVRILGIIDLGFSLRERLGKQ
- the rpsR gene encoding 30S ribosomal protein S18 translates to MARRGRAKRRKVCYFTANGITHIDYKDVELLKRFVSERGKILPRRVTGTSAKYQRKLTRAIKRSRQMALLPYVND
- the ssb gene encoding single-stranded DNA-binding protein produces the protein MLNRVVLAGRLTKDPDLRYTPNGVAVANFTIAVNRPFTSQQGSRDADFINCVVWRRAAENLANFMNKGSLVGVDGRLQSRSFDNQEGKRVFVTEVVADSVQFLETKGSSSGGSGSQGFQSNQNQSGYNPNNNNNNQPKQDDPFADNGEPIDISDDDLPF